A stretch of Acaryochloris thomasi RCC1774 DNA encodes these proteins:
- a CDS encoding NAD(P)H-hydrate epimerase, which translates to MELKFFTDTGLEIPSVTAEQMIEVDRVATEETGPNLFQMMENAGRNLALQAISTLNGQWQQANIIVLAGSGGNGGGGICAARHLANRGANVKLCLSSVERLKEVPAWQRRIFQATNGQEIAIEDLLATDEPIDLILDALIGYSLRAAPRGNALDLIEWANRLDASILSLDIPSGVDSTTGDTPGAFIHAQGTMTLALPKTGLLPERTGELTLADIGIPAGAYAWKTLQLDYLPPFGDRYRIPLTARDH; encoded by the coding sequence ATGGAACTGAAATTCTTTACAGATACGGGCCTGGAAATACCTTCGGTGACGGCGGAGCAAATGATTGAAGTCGACCGTGTGGCAACAGAGGAGACTGGCCCCAATCTATTTCAGATGATGGAAAATGCAGGACGCAATTTAGCGCTGCAGGCGATCTCAACTCTCAACGGCCAGTGGCAGCAGGCCAACATCATTGTCTTGGCTGGAAGCGGTGGCAATGGGGGCGGTGGCATTTGTGCCGCCAGACATTTAGCCAACCGAGGAGCCAACGTAAAGCTGTGTCTATCCTCCGTTGAGCGGCTCAAAGAAGTTCCTGCTTGGCAGCGACGGATTTTTCAAGCCACAAATGGTCAAGAGATTGCCATTGAGGATCTTCTCGCGACTGATGAACCGATCGATCTAATTCTTGATGCCTTGATTGGCTACAGTCTCCGAGCGGCTCCCCGAGGTAATGCTTTAGATTTAATTGAGTGGGCCAATCGTTTAGATGCGTCCATTTTATCGCTTGATATCCCTTCTGGGGTTGATTCTACGACTGGAGACACGCCGGGAGCCTTTATTCATGCCCAGGGGACGATGACGCTGGCCCTACCGAAAACAGGTCTTTTGCCTGAGAGAACAGGAGAACTCACTCTGGCGGATATCGGTATTCCTGCAGGAGCCTATGCCTGGAAAACGCTGCAGCTTGATTATCTGCCTCCTTTCGGAGATCGCTATCGCATTCCCCTGACGGCTCGAGATCACTAA
- a CDS encoding cyanophycin synthetase family protein: MKILQTQTLRGPNYWSVSCSKLIVVLLDLEDVSDGPSNTLPGFLDGLTQTLPSLKQKLYAPEYRGASLDQELQGSMMGHILKHVALELQVLADMPVAFGCTCETASPDAYQVAIEYQNEDAGRYATRAALRLCQSILDKGVYPKSELQIDLDDLRNLRSEAAQGASTEALIQEAENRGIPWTHLETCDLFQFGSGKHQKRIQAALTSHSNVLGVELACDKERTKEILTSMGAPVPLGKVIYAFRDLEEAIDDLGGYPIVVKPLDGNQGRGITIDIRSWRQAEFAYDRAKDISDGVIVEHFYQGRDHRILVVNHKVVAVAERVPAHIVGNGQSTIFDLVELENKDARRGEGHDTPLTKIKLDNATDEMLSRQGFTLDTVLQPDQICYLRANANLSTGGTAIDRTDEIHPDTLWLAERASRIIDLDIVGIDVITTDITQPLKDVDGVIVEVNAAPGLRMHMAPSEGVARNVAAPILDMLFPAGAPTQIPVVAVAETGGSETPTPLISHILGQVKDSVGYTTADGAFIGQYPVKKGRATDAQSAQIILQDPTVDMAVLETSHSSILRSGLGFSHCDVGVVLNVPSDQSPCTLDHRARALSVISGAVHADGYAVLNADDERVVTMAEQVQGQVAYFSMDPENLVLRSHLQQGGIAAVYEQGYLSILQQDEVKRIEKVAHLPLTVRGCSPAAIASALAASLTAYVQGVTVEQIRAALQTYRSFDQKPSEPADFFDDDSQPNVPKRYINLKDVVLTTSKEPLPLLCDASAAQQVRELCQEYPAFRYAPSNPQLLVQVQKPTQLNGFKFWGTFTATDSLAVEPRASDAESRTEIVSEKEQQRKESAIAHENLDLESDLSTEDSQLSDQNDPTNLWVQFKNGLKPQTVLQNYISQASAVVAAPERTTVAPALAVSEELDSPEAQTNLEQKKSSLIRTQIETIQSEVSAAEKTAERARQELAALSEAIKQHDIKAWEAQQEVKIRRWTKEKAPVAKQVAEQVLDIGGTVVAISFVFTRIAAKMTFEMGRELGAIAREKPEKTVPSVDSNTLDPALKDVINILGKNGRFEGEVFIFQQTNRGVDVHLKNGTPVYTNRKLNPDVKTRFVHRLSKIHKRVVRVRADIEQKLTVQDYQKRLIEN; the protein is encoded by the coding sequence ATGAAAATCCTTCAAACTCAGACGCTTCGAGGTCCAAACTATTGGAGCGTTAGCTGCTCAAAGCTCATCGTTGTGCTGCTGGATTTGGAGGATGTTTCCGATGGTCCCTCTAATACTCTTCCAGGCTTTTTGGATGGTCTCACGCAGACTTTACCCAGCCTGAAACAAAAACTTTATGCCCCAGAATATCGAGGAGCATCTCTAGATCAGGAACTACAAGGCTCCATGATGGGGCATATTTTGAAGCACGTCGCTTTAGAACTTCAGGTATTGGCCGATATGCCAGTGGCGTTTGGCTGTACTTGCGAGACAGCTTCTCCTGACGCTTATCAGGTTGCCATTGAGTACCAAAATGAAGACGCCGGACGCTATGCAACCCGAGCTGCGCTGCGTTTATGCCAAAGTATCCTTGATAAGGGCGTTTATCCCAAATCTGAACTACAAATAGATCTAGATGATCTGAGAAATTTACGGAGTGAAGCCGCTCAGGGAGCAAGTACTGAGGCATTGATTCAAGAAGCAGAAAACCGAGGCATTCCCTGGACACACCTAGAGACCTGTGATCTGTTTCAGTTTGGTTCCGGCAAGCATCAGAAGCGGATTCAGGCAGCGCTAACATCTCACAGCAACGTTCTGGGTGTGGAGCTGGCCTGTGATAAGGAAAGAACCAAAGAAATTTTGACGAGCATGGGCGCTCCCGTTCCATTAGGGAAGGTCATTTATGCCTTTCGCGATCTAGAAGAGGCCATTGATGACCTGGGCGGCTATCCCATTGTGGTTAAGCCTCTAGACGGGAACCAAGGTCGCGGGATCACAATTGATATTCGCTCTTGGCGGCAGGCAGAGTTTGCCTATGACCGAGCTAAGGATATCTCTGATGGCGTGATTGTTGAGCATTTCTATCAGGGCCGAGATCATCGAATTTTAGTTGTTAATCACAAGGTTGTCGCGGTAGCCGAGCGGGTCCCTGCCCATATCGTTGGTAATGGCCAAAGCACAATTTTTGACTTGGTTGAACTAGAGAATAAAGATGCTCGTCGGGGCGAAGGCCACGATACGCCGCTCACTAAAATAAAGCTCGATAACGCTACCGATGAAATGCTGAGCCGTCAAGGGTTTACCCTTGATACCGTTTTACAGCCGGACCAAATTTGCTACCTGCGGGCAAATGCCAATCTGAGTACGGGCGGGACTGCAATTGACCGGACTGATGAGATCCATCCAGATACGCTGTGGCTGGCAGAGCGGGCTTCACGGATCATCGATCTCGATATTGTTGGCATAGATGTGATTACGACCGATATTACCCAGCCGTTAAAAGACGTGGATGGCGTGATTGTGGAGGTCAATGCGGCTCCTGGGCTGCGCATGCATATGGCCCCCAGCGAAGGTGTGGCCCGAAATGTTGCAGCTCCAATTCTCGACATGCTGTTCCCAGCCGGCGCGCCGACTCAGATTCCGGTGGTGGCGGTGGCAGAAACGGGGGGCTCAGAAACGCCTACGCCTCTGATCTCGCATATCTTAGGTCAAGTGAAGGACTCTGTGGGCTATACAACGGCAGATGGTGCTTTTATTGGTCAGTATCCTGTCAAAAAGGGCCGTGCGACCGACGCTCAAAGCGCTCAGATAATTTTGCAAGATCCGACGGTGGATATGGCTGTTTTGGAGACTTCCCACAGCAGCATTTTGCGATCGGGGCTAGGCTTCTCGCACTGTGATGTGGGGGTGGTCCTGAATGTGCCATCGGATCAAAGTCCCTGTACGCTTGACCACAGGGCGAGAGCGCTATCTGTGATTTCTGGCGCTGTCCATGCAGATGGCTATGCTGTGCTGAATGCTGATGACGAGCGGGTTGTCACGATGGCGGAGCAGGTTCAGGGCCAGGTTGCCTACTTCTCGATGGATCCTGAGAATTTGGTGTTGCGATCTCATCTCCAGCAGGGTGGAATCGCTGCCGTCTATGAACAGGGCTACCTCTCGATTCTGCAGCAAGACGAAGTAAAGCGGATTGAAAAAGTTGCACATCTGCCGCTGACAGTCCGTGGCTGTTCGCCGGCTGCCATTGCCTCTGCCTTAGCCGCAAGCCTGACTGCTTATGTGCAAGGAGTAACAGTAGAGCAGATCCGGGCAGCGTTGCAGACCTATCGCAGCTTCGATCAGAAACCGTCAGAGCCAGCGGACTTTTTCGATGATGATAGTCAGCCGAATGTGCCTAAGCGATATATAAACTTAAAAGACGTGGTGCTAACGACGTCTAAAGAGCCATTGCCGCTGCTTTGCGATGCGTCGGCAGCGCAACAAGTTAGAGAGCTATGTCAAGAGTATCCAGCGTTCCGGTATGCCCCATCCAATCCACAGCTCCTAGTACAAGTGCAGAAGCCTACACAACTCAACGGCTTCAAATTCTGGGGGACTTTCACGGCCACAGATTCTCTTGCGGTAGAACCGAGGGCATCAGATGCAGAGTCTAGGACTGAAATCGTCTCTGAGAAGGAGCAACAAAGAAAGGAATCTGCCATCGCTCACGAAAATCTAGATCTTGAAAGTGACTTAAGTACAGAAGATTCACAGTTGTCCGATCAAAATGATCCGACGAATCTGTGGGTCCAATTCAAGAATGGTCTTAAGCCACAGACTGTTTTGCAGAACTATATTTCCCAGGCCTCTGCAGTTGTTGCTGCGCCTGAAAGAACGACCGTTGCTCCTGCTCTCGCTGTGTCTGAAGAACTCGATTCTCCAGAAGCGCAAACAAATTTGGAGCAGAAGAAGAGCAGTCTGATCCGCACTCAGATCGAGACAATACAGTCTGAAGTCAGTGCGGCGGAGAAGACGGCTGAACGAGCACGTCAGGAATTGGCTGCGTTGTCTGAGGCTATTAAGCAGCACGATATCAAAGCGTGGGAGGCTCAGCAAGAGGTCAAGATCAGGCGCTGGACTAAAGAAAAAGCACCCGTTGCGAAGCAGGTTGCTGAACAGGTTCTTGATATTGGAGGGACAGTAGTTGCGATCTCATTTGTCTTTACTCGCATCGCAGCCAAGATGACCTTCGAAATGGGCAGAGAATTAGGTGCGATCGCCCGAGAGAAGCCTGAGAAAACCGTGCCATCAGTTGATTCCAACACTCTCGATCCTGCGCTGAAAGATGTGATCAATATACTGGGTAAAAACGGACGATTTGAAGGCGAAGTGTTTATTTTTCAACAGACGAACAGAGGCGTTGATGTTCATCTCAAAAATGGAACACCTGTTTACACTAATAGGAAGCTCAATCCTGACGTGAAAACTCGCTTTGTCCATCGCCTGAGCAAGATTCATAAGCGCGTCGTTCGGGTCAGAGCCGATATTGAGCAGAAACTGACGGTCCAAGACTATCAAAAACGGTTGATTGAGAATTAG
- a CDS encoding DM13 domain-containing protein — translation MLKSLLLAGTILAFSPTVIQAADVLEGASLIQSSSFTGENDHTVSGKVEIVKQGDIYYLILGEDFSFDGAPDPRLGFSNNDSFASASTFSGLNLDSGKQIYRLPATLDVGNYDELTIWCEKFGVPLAEAKF, via the coding sequence ATGCTTAAATCATTACTTTTAGCCGGTACAATCCTTGCTTTCTCGCCAACCGTTATTCAAGCGGCTGATGTCTTGGAAGGAGCAAGTTTGATTCAATCCTCCAGTTTCACTGGGGAAAACGATCATACCGTCAGCGGCAAAGTTGAGATTGTCAAACAAGGTGATATCTACTATCTAATATTGGGCGAGGACTTCTCATTTGATGGCGCCCCTGACCCTCGCCTGGGCTTTTCAAACAATGATTCGTTTGCGAGTGCTAGTACGTTCTCAGGACTTAACCTTGACAGCGGCAAGCAAATTTATCGTTTGCCTGCAACTCTAGATGTAGGCAACTACGATGAACTCACAATTTGGTGTGAGAAATTTGGTGTTCCTTTAGCCGAGGCTAAATTTTAG
- a CDS encoding GMC oxidoreductase, with amino-acid sequence MDNQYDIIIIGTGAGGGTMARALAPTGKSILILEKGGFIPREMDNFDPHVNWVEKRYTPDVTWYHEGEPFRPSHPHYYVGGNTKFYGSALFRLREKDFEEVEHHDGISPAWPISYTDLEPYYAISEKWYYVHGEDGADPTEPKRSSPYPYEPLQHEPRIQRLNDDLANKGLHPFPIPMGMRMGHDGEDGATSSLDLWPQFDGYPDPYEIKADSHIVGIRPALQHDNVTLKTNSPVERLEVDASGRKVETVVVKTEAGETIEYKADLVIVAAGALGSALLFLRSQHPKHPNGLANATGLVGRNFMGHNNATLIAISKTPNDATFEKTLALADYYWGDDEFKYPMGLIQMLGNFNEALMKLESPEPLNGMTHAEMASHSLDFWLQSEDLPRIENGISYDSSGQVVFDYQANNVEPATQLKKRLTDFLDCIGCHPGTHNVDLYLGSMVGVPLGHTMGTMKMGTDASQSVLDPYCKPHELDNVFVTDGSFFVSAGAVNPTLTIIAQTLRVAEHIKSQRL; translated from the coding sequence ATGGATAACCAATACGACATCATCATCATTGGCACGGGCGCAGGCGGCGGCACAATGGCTAGAGCGCTAGCTCCTACCGGAAAAAGTATTTTAATTCTAGAAAAAGGAGGTTTTATCCCTCGTGAGATGGACAACTTTGACCCTCATGTGAACTGGGTGGAAAAGCGATACACTCCCGACGTTACCTGGTATCACGAGGGGGAACCCTTCCGCCCTAGCCACCCCCACTACTACGTGGGCGGCAATACCAAGTTCTACGGATCAGCCCTCTTCCGTCTGCGGGAAAAAGACTTTGAAGAAGTTGAACACCATGACGGCATTTCCCCAGCTTGGCCCATCTCCTACACAGATCTAGAGCCTTACTACGCGATCAGTGAAAAATGGTATTACGTTCACGGTGAAGACGGAGCCGATCCCACTGAACCGAAGCGCAGTTCTCCCTATCCCTATGAACCGCTGCAGCATGAGCCTCGCATTCAGCGACTCAATGATGATTTAGCGAACAAGGGACTGCATCCGTTCCCCATTCCGATGGGAATGCGAATGGGCCATGACGGAGAAGATGGAGCCACCAGTAGCTTAGATTTATGGCCGCAATTTGATGGCTACCCTGATCCCTATGAGATCAAGGCAGACTCTCACATTGTCGGGATTCGCCCTGCGCTGCAGCACGACAACGTGACTCTGAAAACCAATAGCCCTGTGGAGCGTCTTGAAGTCGATGCCTCTGGTCGAAAGGTGGAGACAGTGGTGGTGAAAACTGAGGCGGGGGAAACGATTGAATATAAGGCAGACCTAGTGATTGTGGCGGCGGGAGCTTTGGGGTCGGCACTTTTGTTTTTGCGATCGCAACATCCCAAACACCCCAACGGTCTCGCCAACGCCACGGGCCTAGTGGGGCGCAACTTTATGGGACACAACAACGCGACGTTGATCGCCATTAGCAAAACACCCAATGATGCCACCTTTGAAAAAACGCTAGCCCTGGCCGATTACTACTGGGGGGATGACGAATTTAAATATCCAATGGGCCTGATTCAAATGCTGGGTAACTTTAACGAAGCCCTAATGAAATTAGAGTCTCCAGAACCCCTAAATGGGATGACCCATGCCGAAATGGCGTCCCACTCTTTAGACTTTTGGCTCCAAAGTGAAGATTTGCCCCGAATCGAAAACGGGATCTCTTACGACAGCTCAGGTCAGGTGGTCTTTGACTACCAAGCCAATAATGTAGAACCTGCGACTCAGCTCAAAAAACGACTCACTGACTTCCTGGACTGCATTGGTTGTCACCCCGGCACTCACAATGTTGATTTGTACTTAGGCAGCATGGTGGGCGTCCCACTCGGACACACGATGGGCACGATGAAAATGGGAACAGATGCGAGTCAGTCTGTCTTGGATCCTTACTGTAAACCCCATGAACTAGATAATGTCTTTGTCACAGATGGCAGCTTTTTTGTCTCTGCAGGTGCTGTTAATCCTACACTCACCATCATTGCCCAAACCCTAAGAGTGGCTGAGCACATCAAAAGCCAAAGGCTCTAG
- a CDS encoding YHS domain-containing (seleno)protein — translation MAHLQNLNETGVAIQGYDPVSYFENQPVEGSTEISSTHNGAIYYFSSQANKTTFDAAPSQYAPQYGGFCAVAVSEGKTFPVDPKSYIVENDKLYLFYNGRLGDTKPQWEAEGQTRKANADTHWENDDLTVVYPTVNY, via the coding sequence ATGGCACACTTGCAAAATCTCAATGAAACAGGGGTTGCAATTCAAGGATATGACCCTGTTTCTTACTTCGAGAATCAACCCGTTGAGGGAAGCACCGAAATCTCCTCAACGCATAACGGTGCAATTTACTACTTCAGTAGCCAAGCTAATAAGACAACATTTGATGCTGCACCTTCGCAATATGCCCCGCAGTACGGTGGTTTTTGTGCTGTAGCGGTTTCAGAAGGCAAAACCTTTCCCGTTGATCCCAAGAGTTACATTGTCGAAAATGACAAGCTGTACCTTTTTTATAACGGTCGGCTAGGCGACACGAAACCTCAATGGGAGGCGGAGGGGCAAACTCGTAAAGCCAATGCCGATACTCATTGGGAAAATGATGATCTGACAGTGGTTTACCCTACTGTAAATTACTAA